In the Alteromonas sp. M12 genome, one interval contains:
- a CDS encoding DUF885 domain-containing protein — translation MPIKLFIKMLFAAMLLTACAAPQQTKDSISVTAPNDAQQQLQQILDEEWQYFLDTYPAYASYLGLGNDQQNSRWQDMSLSAINAIDAHNRDVLAKLSSIDVEQLTDSQQTNYQLFKWQLEMSIEEHKYKSYLMPIDQNQGVQTLDDMANFVSLSSVKDYENWLTRLEKIPRLLEQNQTLMETGMSQGMMPARDTMLRIPAQIQKQLVDTPEESLFYRPFINISDHISSAEQARLQLKAKAIIADHIIPAYAEFNEFFINQYLPATRSTHGLWDTPDGKASYQQKVRYFTTTDLTPDEIHQIGLDEVARNRAEMDKVMEETGFDGTFEEFVNFLRTDPQFYYETPEELFDAYLAISKRIDPEIVKLFGKLPRIPYGLKAIPDAVAPDSTTAYYNPPAADGSRAGYYYVNLYQPETRPKYEMEVLSVHEAVPGHHLQLALQMELDDMPYFRRFLSFTVFVEGWGLYSERLGYDLGLYKDPYSRFGQLTYDMWRSVRLVVDTGIHYKGWTRQQAIDYFKANAAKSEEDIINEIDRYISWPGQALAYKIGQLKMLELRERAQNELGDKFNIKDFHDTLLGSGSIPLSVLETNIENWIASVKSAK, via the coding sequence ATGCCTATAAAACTGTTTATAAAAATGCTATTTGCGGCAATGCTGCTCACTGCTTGTGCCGCTCCACAACAAACTAAAGACTCCATATCAGTAACAGCGCCTAATGATGCACAACAACAGCTGCAACAAATACTCGATGAGGAGTGGCAGTACTTTCTAGATACTTACCCTGCTTATGCTAGTTACCTTGGATTAGGTAATGATCAGCAAAATAGTCGTTGGCAAGACATGAGTTTGTCGGCAATCAATGCAATTGACGCTCATAATCGTGACGTCCTTGCAAAGCTTTCTAGTATTGATGTCGAACAATTAACGGACAGTCAGCAGACTAACTATCAGTTGTTTAAATGGCAGCTAGAAATGTCCATAGAAGAGCACAAATATAAGTCCTATCTTATGCCGATAGACCAAAACCAAGGGGTGCAAACCTTGGACGATATGGCCAACTTCGTGTCGCTAAGTTCGGTCAAAGACTATGAAAATTGGTTAACAAGACTGGAAAAAATCCCCAGGTTACTTGAGCAAAATCAAACCTTGATGGAAACCGGTATGTCGCAAGGCATGATGCCTGCCCGCGATACTATGCTACGCATCCCTGCGCAAATTCAAAAACAGCTTGTCGACACACCAGAGGAAAGTCTTTTTTATCGGCCCTTTATCAATATCAGTGACCATATATCATCTGCTGAACAGGCGCGCTTACAGCTAAAAGCTAAAGCCATTATTGCTGACCATATCATTCCAGCCTATGCTGAATTTAACGAATTTTTTATTAACCAATATCTCCCTGCAACACGCTCTACCCATGGTTTGTGGGATACGCCTGATGGTAAAGCATCGTATCAGCAGAAGGTTCGCTATTTTACCACTACTGACCTGACACCAGATGAAATCCATCAGATTGGTTTGGATGAAGTAGCACGCAATCGAGCAGAAATGGATAAAGTCATGGAAGAAACCGGCTTTGACGGCACGTTTGAGGAATTTGTTAACTTTTTACGTACAGATCCACAATTTTATTATGAAACGCCCGAAGAGTTATTTGATGCATATCTCGCAATCAGCAAACGTATCGACCCAGAGATCGTCAAATTATTTGGCAAACTTCCTCGCATACCCTATGGCTTAAAAGCTATCCCTGATGCGGTTGCCCCTGATTCGACTACGGCATATTACAATCCGCCCGCCGCTGATGGTTCCCGTGCGGGTTATTATTATGTGAACTTATATCAACCTGAAACCCGTCCTAAATATGAAATGGAAGTGCTGAGTGTTCACGAAGCAGTACCAGGACACCATTTGCAATTGGCGTTACAAATGGAATTGGATGATATGCCCTACTTCCGTCGTTTCTTAAGCTTTACCGTTTTTGTAGAAGGTTGGGGATTGTACAGTGAACGCTTGGGATACGATTTGGGCTTGTACAAAGACCCATACTCCCGCTTTGGTCAATTAACCTATGATATGTGGCGCTCAGTGCGTTTAGTAGTAGATACGGGCATACATTACAAAGGTTGGACTCGACAGCAAGCTATTGACTACTTTAAAGCAAATGCGGCTAAAAGTGAGGAAGATATTATTAACGAAATCGATCGCTATATATCTTGGCCTGGTCAAGCCCTTGCTTACAAAATTGGACAATTAAAAATGTTGGAGCTGCGCGAACGAGCCCAAAATGAGTTAGGTGATAAATTCAACATAAAAGATTTCCACGATACTTTGTTAGGTAGCGGTTCAATTCCACTATCGGTATTAGAGACGAATATTGAAAACTGGATAGCATCGGTAAAATCTGCCAAATAG